A region of Pasteurellaceae bacterium Orientalotternb1 DNA encodes the following proteins:
- a CDS encoding 30S ribosomal protein S11, translating into MAKTPVRARKRVKKQIADGVAHIHASFNNTIVTITDRQGNALAWATAGGSGFRGSRKSTPFAAQVAAERCAEVVKEFGLKNLEVMVKGPGPGRESTIRALNAAGFRITNITDVTPIPHNGCRPPKKRRV; encoded by the coding sequence ATGGCTAAAACACCAGTTCGTGCACGTAAACGTGTAAAAAAACAGATCGCAGATGGCGTAGCTCATATCCACGCATCTTTCAATAACACAATCGTAACCATTACTGACCGTCAAGGTAATGCTCTTGCTTGGGCAACCGCTGGTGGTTCTGGTTTCCGTGGTTCTCGTAAATCAACTCCATTCGCAGCTCAAGTAGCAGCAGAACGTTGTGCTGAAGTTGTTAAAGAGTTTGGTTTAAAGAATTTAGAAGTTATGGTTAAAGGTCCGGGTCCAGGTCGTGAATCTACAATTCGTGCATTAAATGCAGCGGGTTTCCGTATCACGAATATTACTGACGTGACTCCGATTCCTCATAACGGTTGTCGTCCACCGAAAAAACGTCGTGTGTAA
- the rpsN gene encoding 30S ribosomal protein S14 (located in the peptidyl transferase center and involved in assembly of 30S ribosome subunit; similar to what is observed with proteins L31 and L33, some proteins in this family contain CXXC motifs that are involved in zinc binding; if two copies are present in a genome, then the duplicated copy appears to have lost the zinc-binding motif and is instead regulated by zinc; the proteins in this group do not appear to have the zinc-binding motif): MAKQSMIARDVKRAKLADKFYAKREELKRIIADVNSSDEDRWNAVLKLQTLPRDSSPIRQRNRCRQTGRPHGVLRKFGLSRIKVREAAMRGEIPGLKKASW; encoded by the coding sequence GTGGCAAAACAATCAATGATTGCACGTGACGTAAAACGTGCGAAATTAGCTGATAAATTCTACGCAAAACGTGAAGAGTTAAAACGTATCATTGCTGATGTTAATTCTTCAGACGAAGATCGTTGGAATGCAGTGTTAAAATTACAAACACTTCCACGCGATTCTAGTCCAATTCGTCAGCGTAACCGTTGCCGTCAAACTGGTCGTCCACATGGTGTACTTCGTAAGTTTGGTTTAAGCCGTATTAAAGTCCGTGAAGCTGCTATGCGTGGTGAAATTCCGGGCCTTAAAAAAGCAAGCTGGTAA
- a CDS encoding 30S ribosomal protein S5 has protein sequence MSNIEKQAGELQEKLIAVNRVSKTVKGGRIMSFTALTVVGDGNGRVGFGYGKAREVPAAIQKAMEKARRNMINVALHEGTLQHPVKGSHTGSRVFMQPASEGTGIIAGGAMRAVLEVAGVHNVLSKAYGSTNPINVVRATIDALANMKSPEMVAAKRGKTVEEILG, from the coding sequence ATGTCAAACATCGAAAAACAAGCTGGTGAACTGCAGGAAAAGCTAATCGCGGTTAACCGTGTATCTAAAACCGTAAAAGGTGGTCGTATTATGAGCTTCACTGCTTTAACTGTAGTGGGTGATGGTAATGGTCGTGTTGGTTTTGGTTACGGTAAAGCACGTGAAGTTCCAGCAGCAATCCAAAAAGCGATGGAGAAAGCTCGTCGCAATATGATTAACGTAGCTTTACACGAAGGTACATTACAACACCCTGTTAAAGGTTCTCATACAGGTTCACGCGTATTTATGCAACCAGCTAGCGAAGGTACAGGTATCATCGCAGGCGGTGCAATGCGTGCAGTATTAGAAGTTGCAGGTGTTCACAACGTACTTTCAAAAGCATACGGTTCAACTAACCCAATTAATGTTGTTCGTGCAACTATTGATGCACTTGCAAATATGAAGTCACCAGAAATGGTTGCTGCTAAACGTGGTAAAACCGTTGAAGAAATTTTGGGGTAA
- a CDS encoding 50S ribosomal protein L17 — MRHRKSGRQLNRNSSHRQAMFRNMAAALIGHEIIKTTLPKAKELRRVVEPLITLAKVDSVANRRLAFARTRNVETVAKLFNELGPRFANRAGGYTRILKCGFRAGDNAPMAYIELVERPEVAAEEAVTE; from the coding sequence ATGCGCCATCGTAAGAGTGGACGTCAATTAAACCGTAACAGCAGCCATCGTCAAGCGATGTTCCGTAATATGGCAGCAGCGTTAATTGGTCACGAAATTATCAAAACTACGTTACCAAAAGCGAAAGAGTTACGTCGTGTAGTTGAGCCGTTAATTACTTTAGCAAAAGTTGATAGTGTTGCTAATCGCCGTTTAGCTTTTGCTCGTACTCGCAACGTTGAAACAGTTGCTAAATTATTCAATGAATTAGGTCCACGTTTTGCAAATCGTGCAGGTGGTTACACTCGCATTTTAAAATGTGGTTTCCGTGCAGGCGATAACGCACCAATGGCATACATTGAGTTAGTTGAGCGCCCAGAAGTTGCAGCTGAAGAAGCAGTAACGGAATAA
- a CDS encoding 50S ribosomal protein L15, translating to MRLNSLSPAEGAKHSGKRLGRGIGSGLGKTGGRGHKGQKSRTGGGVRRGFEGGQMPLYRRLPKFGFTSLKALHVAEVRLNELAKVDGNVITLAALKAANVITKDVLSVKVILSGNIDKAVTVKGLGVTKGAKAAIEAVGGSVEE from the coding sequence ATGCGTTTAAATTCTCTATCCCCAGCTGAAGGTGCTAAACACAGTGGAAAACGCCTTGGTCGTGGTATTGGTTCTGGTCTAGGTAAAACTGGTGGCCGTGGTCATAAAGGTCAAAAATCTCGTACTGGCGGCGGTGTTCGTCGTGGGTTCGAAGGTGGTCAAATGCCTTTATACCGTCGTTTACCGAAATTTGGTTTTACTTCTTTGAAAGCATTACACGTGGCTGAAGTTCGTTTAAATGAATTAGCAAAAGTAGATGGCAATGTTATCACTTTAGCTGCTCTTAAAGCAGCAAACGTAATTACTAAAGATGTTTTATCTGTGAAAGTTATCCTTTCAGGTAACATCGACAAAGCAGTTACTGTAAAAGGCTTAGGTGTAACTAAAGGTGCAAAAGCTGCTATCGAAGCTGTTGGTGGTTCTGTCGAGGAATAA
- a CDS encoding 50S ribosomal protein L30 — MAKTIKVTQTRSSIARLPKHKATLKGLGLRHIRHTVELIDTPAVRGMINQVSYMVKVEE, encoded by the coding sequence ATGGCAAAAACAATCAAAGTAACTCAAACTCGTAGCTCTATCGCTCGTTTACCGAAACATAAAGCAACGTTAAAAGGCTTAGGTCTTCGTCATATTCGACATACAGTAGAGTTGATCGATACTCCAGCAGTACGTGGTATGATCAATCAAGTTTCATATATGGTTAAGGTTGAGGAGTAA
- a CDS encoding preprotein translocase subunit SecY — MAKQPGYQGNSQKGTGELKSRLLFVLGALIVFRIGSFIPVPGIDASVLSELVQQQKGTIIDMFNMFSGGALSRASIFALGIMPYISASIIMQLLTAIHPALMELKKEGEAGRRKISKYTRYATLLLASIQAVGISFALPNMIHGLVPNPTILFYITSIISLVTGTMFLMWLGEQITERGIGNGISLIIFAGIVADLPSVIGQTIEQARQGEISSPVLLLIAVIAFAVTYFVVFVERGQRRIVVNYASRQQGRMMAPARSSHLPLKVNMAGVIPAIFASSIILFPASITQWFGQSEGFEWLFDLSQLLQPGQPLYIVLFTMAVIFFAFFYTGMQYNPRDTADNLKKSGAFVPGYRPGEQTSRYIDKVMTRLTLIGALYITFVCLVPYIITSLWKVSFQLGGTSLLIVVVVIMDFIAQVQSHLMSLQYDSVLKKANLKGLGQ; from the coding sequence ATGGCTAAACAACCAGGATATCAAGGTAATTCCCAAAAAGGAACTGGCGAATTAAAATCAAGATTATTGTTTGTATTAGGTGCATTAATCGTTTTTCGCATTGGTTCTTTTATTCCTGTTCCTGGTATTGATGCTTCTGTATTATCCGAGTTAGTTCAGCAACAAAAAGGCACCATTATTGACATGTTTAATATGTTCTCTGGTGGTGCTTTAAGCCGAGCGTCAATTTTTGCGTTAGGTATTATGCCTTATATCTCTGCATCAATTATTATGCAGTTGCTCACTGCGATTCACCCAGCTTTGATGGAACTCAAAAAAGAAGGGGAAGCAGGAAGACGTAAAATTAGCAAATATACACGCTATGCGACGCTGTTATTAGCAAGTATTCAAGCTGTTGGTATTTCATTTGCCCTACCGAATATGATTCATGGATTAGTACCTAATCCAACCATCTTATTCTATATTACTTCTATTATTAGTTTAGTCACAGGTACAATGTTCCTGATGTGGTTAGGTGAGCAAATCACTGAACGTGGCATTGGTAATGGTATTTCGTTGATTATCTTTGCTGGAATTGTGGCTGATCTTCCGTCAGTCATTGGGCAAACTATTGAGCAGGCTCGTCAAGGCGAGATCTCTTCACCTGTTCTTTTACTAATAGCTGTAATCGCATTTGCAGTAACATATTTTGTTGTCTTTGTGGAACGTGGACAAAGAAGAATAGTTGTAAACTATGCAAGCCGTCAACAAGGAAGAATGATGGCTCCTGCAAGATCATCTCATTTACCATTGAAAGTTAATATGGCAGGTGTTATTCCTGCAATTTTTGCTTCAAGTATCATTTTATTCCCTGCGAGTATTACTCAATGGTTTGGTCAGAGCGAAGGTTTTGAATGGTTATTTGATTTATCTCAGTTATTACAACCAGGTCAACCGTTGTATATTGTTCTTTTTACAATGGCTGTAATTTTCTTTGCATTCTTCTATACTGGAATGCAATATAATCCACGGGATACAGCGGATAATTTGAAAAAATCAGGTGCGTTTGTACCAGGTTATCGACCAGGCGAGCAAACATCGCGTTATATTGATAAAGTAATGACACGTTTAACCTTAATCGGTGCGTTATATATTACTTTTGTTTGTTTGGTTCCTTATATCATTACATCTTTATGGAAAGTATCTTTCCAGCTTGGTGGTACATCATTATTGATTGTGGTGGTAGTAATTATGGATTTCATCGCACAGGTTCAAAGTCATTTAATGTCTTTACAATATGATTCTGTGTTGAAGAAAGCTAATTTGAAAGGCTTAGGACAGTAG
- a CDS encoding 50S ribosomal protein L14: MIQEQTMLDVADNSGARSVMCIKVLGGSHRRYAAIGDIIKVTVKEAIPRGKVKKGDVLKAVVVRTKKGVRRPDGAVIRFDGNACVILNNNTEQPIGTRIFGPVTRELRSEKFMKIISLAPEVL; the protein is encoded by the coding sequence ATGATCCAAGAACAGACTATGCTGGATGTTGCTGATAACTCAGGGGCTCGTAGCGTAATGTGTATCAAGGTTCTAGGTGGATCGCACCGTCGTTACGCTGCTATTGGCGATATCATCAAAGTTACTGTGAAGGAAGCTATTCCTCGTGGTAAAGTTAAAAAAGGTGATGTGTTAAAAGCAGTTGTTGTGCGCACCAAGAAGGGTGTTCGTCGCCCAGATGGCGCGGTTATTCGTTTCGATGGCAATGCTTGTGTAATTTTAAACAATAACACAGAGCAACCAATCGGTACTCGTATTTTTGGACCGGTGACTCGTGAACTTCGTTCTGAGAAGTTTATGAAAATCATCTCTTTAGCTCCAGAAGTACTGTAA
- a CDS encoding 30S ribosomal protein S4, translated as MARYLGPKLKLSRREGTDLFLKSGVRAIESKCKIDTAPGQHGARKPRLSDYGSQLREKQKVRRMYGILERQFRNYYKEANRLKGNTGENLLVLLEGRLDNVVYRMGFAATRAEARQLVSHKSIVVNGRVVNIPSYQVSVDDVIAVREKSKKQARIKASLELATQREKPTWLEVDATKMEGVFKRTPERSDLSADINEHLIVELYSK; from the coding sequence ATGGCAAGATATTTGGGTCCAAAGCTCAAGCTAAGCCGTCGTGAAGGTACCGATTTATTCCTTAAATCAGGTGTTCGAGCGATCGAGTCAAAATGTAAAATTGATACAGCACCAGGTCAACACGGTGCTCGTAAACCTCGCTTATCTGACTATGGTAGTCAGCTTCGTGAGAAACAAAAAGTTCGCCGTATGTATGGTATTTTGGAGCGTCAATTCCGTAACTACTATAAAGAAGCTAACCGTTTAAAGGGCAATACCGGTGAGAACTTATTAGTATTGTTAGAAGGTCGTTTAGATAACGTCGTTTACCGTATGGGTTTTGCTGCAACTCGTGCAGAAGCACGTCAGCTTGTTAGCCACAAATCTATCGTTGTAAATGGTCGAGTTGTAAATATCCCTTCTTATCAGGTTTCTGTTGATGATGTAATCGCAGTACGTGAAAAATCTAAAAAACAAGCACGTATCAAAGCGTCATTAGAGTTAGCAACTCAACGTGAAAAACCAACTTGGTTAGAAGTTGATGCAACAAAAATGGAAGGTGTATTCAAACGTACTCCTGAACGTTCTGATCTATCAGCAGATATTAATGAACATCTGATCGTTGAGCTATACTCTAAATAA
- a CDS encoding 50S ribosomal protein L36 — MKVRASVKKLCRNCKIVKREGVVRIICSDAKHKQRQG, encoded by the coding sequence ATGAAAGTTCGTGCTTCAGTTAAGAAATTATGTCGTAATTGCAAAATTGTTAAACGTGAAGGTGTTGTTCGCATAATTTGCAGCGATGCTAAACACAAACAACGTCAAGGTTAA
- a CDS encoding 50S ribosomal protein L18 has product MDKKVARIRRASRARHLMREQGATRLVVHRTPRHIYAQVIAPNGSEVLVAASTVEKVIKEQVKYTGNKDAAAVVGKLVAERALAKGIQAVAFDRSGFKYHGRVQSLADAAREAGLQF; this is encoded by the coding sequence ATGGATAAGAAAGTAGCTCGTATCCGTCGTGCAAGCCGTGCACGTCATTTAATGAGAGAGCAAGGTGCAACCCGTTTGGTTGTGCATCGCACACCTCGTCATATTTATGCGCAGGTTATTGCACCTAATGGCTCAGAAGTACTAGTAGCAGCTTCAACTGTTGAAAAAGTAATTAAAGAGCAAGTTAAATATACTGGTAATAAAGACGCAGCAGCAGTAGTTGGTAAATTAGTTGCTGAACGTGCTTTAGCTAAAGGTATTCAAGCGGTTGCATTCGATCGTTCAGGTTTTAAATACCACGGTCGTGTACAATCATTAGCAGATGCTGCTCGTGAAGCTGGTCTTCAGTTCTAA
- a CDS encoding 50S ribosomal protein L6 yields the protein MSRVAKAPVAVPAGVQVTLNGQLLTVKGKNGELSREIHNAVEVKYEADTLTFAPKAGVVNADAQAGTARALVNAMVIGVTEGFTKKLQLVGVGYRAQMKGNVVALSLGFSHPVEHALPAGVTGECPSQTEIVLKSADKQLIGQVAADIRAYRKPEPYKGKGVRYSDEVVRTKEAKKK from the coding sequence ATGTCTCGTGTTGCAAAAGCACCTGTCGCTGTTCCTGCCGGCGTTCAAGTTACTTTGAATGGCCAGCTATTAACAGTAAAAGGTAAAAATGGCGAGTTATCTCGCGAAATTCACAATGCAGTTGAAGTAAAATACGAAGCTGATACTTTAACATTCGCTCCAAAAGCAGGTGTCGTTAATGCAGATGCTCAAGCAGGTACTGCTCGTGCACTTGTTAATGCAATGGTTATTGGTGTTACTGAAGGCTTTACTAAGAAATTGCAATTAGTCGGTGTTGGTTACAGAGCACAAATGAAAGGCAACGTTGTTGCTTTAAGCTTAGGTTTCTCACACCCTGTTGAACATGCATTGCCAGCAGGCGTAACTGGTGAATGTCCATCTCAAACAGAAATCGTTCTGAAGAGTGCAGACAAACAGTTGATCGGCCAAGTGGCAGCTGATATTCGTGCATACCGCAAACCTGAGCCTTATAAAGGTAAGGGCGTACGTTACTCTGATGAAGTAGTTCGTACAAAAGAAGCGAAGAAAAAGTAA
- a CDS encoding 50S ribosomal protein L24: protein MAAKIRQNDEVIVLTGKDKGKRGKVTKVLPNGKVFVEGINIVTKHEKPVPALGKAGGLVKKEAAIDASNVAIFNPETNKADRVGFRFEDGKKVRFFKSNEKTI from the coding sequence ATGGCTGCAAAAATCCGTCAAAACGATGAAGTGATTGTACTTACCGGTAAAGATAAAGGTAAGCGTGGTAAGGTAACTAAAGTGTTACCAAATGGGAAAGTTTTTGTTGAAGGTATCAACATCGTAACTAAACACGAAAAACCAGTTCCAGCTTTAGGTAAAGCAGGTGGTTTAGTGAAAAAAGAAGCGGCAATCGATGCTTCTAATGTTGCGATTTTCAACCCTGAAACCAACAAAGCTGACCGTGTAGGATTTAGATTCGAAGATGGTAAAAAAGTACGTTTCTTCAAATCTAACGAGAAAACAATTTAA
- a CDS encoding 30S ribosomal protein S8, with translation MSMQDPIADMLTRIRNGQAANKVAISMPSSKLKVAIANVLAEEGYVESFKVVEGVKPELEITLKYFQNKPVVESIQRVSRPGLRIYKRKDELPKVMGGLGIAVVSTSKGVMTDRAARQAGLGGEIICYVA, from the coding sequence ATGAGCATGCAAGATCCAATCGCAGATATGTTGACCCGTATTCGTAACGGTCAAGCTGCGAATAAAGTTGCAATCAGTATGCCTTCATCTAAGTTAAAAGTTGCTATTGCAAATGTTTTAGCTGAAGAAGGTTATGTTGAGAGCTTTAAAGTTGTTGAAGGTGTCAAACCTGAATTGGAAATTACTTTAAAATATTTCCAAAATAAGCCTGTTGTAGAAAGTATCCAACGTGTCAGCCGTCCTGGTCTCCGTATTTACAAACGTAAAGACGAATTGCCAAAAGTAATGGGTGGTTTAGGCATCGCAGTGGTTTCTACATCTAAAGGTGTCATGACCGACCGTGCTGCGCGTCAAGCGGGCTTAGGCGGTGAAATTATCTGTTATGTAGCATAA
- a CDS encoding DNA-directed RNA polymerase subunit alpha yields MQGSVTEFLKPHLVNIEQISSTHAKVTLEPLERGFGHTLGNALRRILLSSMPGCAVTEVEIDGVLHEYSSKEGVQEDILEVLLNLKGLAVKVQNKDDIILTLTKSGIGPVTAADITHDGDVEIVNPDHIICHLTDKNASINMRIRVQRGRGYVPASARVHLQDDDRPIGRLLVDARFSPVDRIAYNVEAARVEQRTDLDKLVIEMETNGTLDPEEAIRRAATILAEQLAAFVDLRDVRQPEVKEEKPEFDPILLRPVDDLELTVRSANCLKAETIHYIGDLVQRTEVELLKTPNLGKKSLTEIKDVLASRGLSLGMRLENWPPASIAED; encoded by the coding sequence ATGCAGGGTTCTGTGACAGAATTTTTAAAGCCACATTTAGTGAATATTGAACAAATTAGTTCAACTCACGCCAAAGTGACCTTAGAGCCGTTAGAGCGTGGTTTCGGCCATACATTAGGTAACGCACTTCGTCGCATTTTACTTTCGTCTATGCCTGGTTGTGCAGTTACAGAAGTAGAAATTGATGGTGTATTACATGAATACAGCAGCAAAGAAGGCGTACAAGAAGATATTCTTGAAGTATTGTTAAACCTTAAAGGTCTAGCGGTAAAAGTTCAAAATAAAGATGATATTATTTTGACGCTCACTAAATCTGGAATTGGCCCTGTAACTGCAGCCGACATTACACACGATGGTGATGTTGAAATTGTAAATCCTGACCACATTATTTGCCACTTAACCGATAAAAACGCATCAATCAATATGCGTATTCGTGTTCAACGTGGTCGTGGTTATGTACCAGCGTCTGCTCGTGTACATTTACAAGATGATGATCGCCCAATCGGTCGCTTATTAGTGGATGCACGTTTCAGCCCAGTAGATCGCATTGCTTATAATGTGGAGGCTGCTCGTGTTGAACAACGTACAGACTTAGATAAGCTCGTTATCGAGATGGAAACCAATGGAACATTAGATCCAGAGGAAGCAATCCGTCGTGCTGCAACGATTTTAGCTGAACAGTTAGCTGCATTCGTTGATTTGCGTGATGTTCGTCAGCCAGAAGTGAAAGAAGAAAAACCGGAATTTGATCCAATTCTTCTTCGTCCAGTAGATGACTTAGAGCTGACAGTTCGTTCTGCTAACTGTTTGAAAGCAGAGACAATTCACTATATCGGTGATTTAGTCCAACGTACAGAAGTTGAGTTGTTAAAAACACCTAACCTTGGTAAGAAATCTCTTACCGAGATTAAAGATGTTCTCGCTTCTCGTGGCTTATCACTGGGTATGCGCCTTGAGAATTGGCCTCCAGCAAGCATTGCTGAAGACTAA
- a CDS encoding 30S ribosomal protein S13 gives MARIAGINIPDQKHTVIALTAIYGIGKTRAKAICAATGIAEDVKIRELSEEQIEKLREEVGKFTVEGDLRREVTLSIKRLLDLGCYRGLRHRRSLPVRGQRTKTNARTRKGPRKPIKK, from the coding sequence GTGGCCCGTATTGCAGGCATTAACATTCCTGATCAAAAACACACCGTAATCGCACTTACTGCTATTTATGGCATCGGTAAAACTCGTGCAAAAGCAATTTGCGCTGCAACGGGTATTGCTGAAGATGTGAAGATCAGAGAATTGTCTGAAGAGCAGATTGAAAAACTGCGTGAAGAAGTTGGTAAATTTACTGTCGAAGGTGATTTACGTCGTGAAGTAACTTTAAGCATCAAACGTCTTTTAGACCTAGGTTGCTACCGTGGTTTACGTCATCGTCGTAGTTTACCAGTACGTGGTCAACGTACTAAGACTAATGCGCGTACTCGTAAGGGTCCTCGCAAACCGATCAAAAAATAA
- a CDS encoding 50S ribosomal protein L5: MAKLHDYYRDTVVNELKAKFNYSSVMQVPRIEKITLNMGVGEALTDKKLLDNAVADLAAISGQKPLITKARKSVAGFKIRQGYPIGCKVTLRGERMWEFFERLITIAVPRTRDFRGLNSKSFDGRGNYSMGVREQIIFPEIDYDKVDRVRGLDITITTSAKTDEEGQALLAAFNFPFRK; encoded by the coding sequence ATGGCGAAACTGCATGATTACTACAGAGATACAGTAGTTAATGAATTGAAAGCAAAATTCAACTACTCATCTGTCATGCAAGTCCCACGAATCGAAAAGATAACCCTGAATATGGGTGTGGGTGAAGCATTGACCGACAAAAAGTTGCTAGATAACGCAGTAGCAGATTTAGCAGCAATCAGCGGTCAAAAACCTTTAATTACTAAAGCACGCAAATCTGTTGCAGGCTTTAAAATCCGTCAGGGATATCCAATCGGATGCAAAGTAACCCTACGTGGTGAACGTATGTGGGAATTCTTTGAAAGATTGATTACTATCGCTGTTCCACGTACCCGTGACTTCCGTGGTTTAAATTCGAAGTCTTTCGACGGTCGTGGTAATTACAGTATGGGTGTTCGTGAACAAATCATTTTCCCAGAAATCGACTACGATAAAGTAGATCGTGTACGTGGTTTAGATATTACTATTACCACTTCTGCGAAAACTGATGAAGAAGGTCAAGCTTTATTAGCAGCTTTCAATTTCCCATTCCGTAAATAA